One part of the Flavobacterium johnsoniae UW101 genome encodes these proteins:
- a CDS encoding antibiotic biosynthesis monooxygenase family protein has translation MKKFLYTILLALLMAPNFTKAQEAAGAVGAMSSFPVVYKYDEKVTWYFDLASTTFAENEDLYIWIWSPSEPDANNWENSSDFAKLKYEGNKVWSFTLTPTLYFSKTPAEIAASAGFWFRLKNKNGSKQSEVANMPYTDFTTFYTANELIRAYPTKPTLDKGVSILFNANLAPGFAGASSVHMHSGLNDWDLKQEYQSWLPDIVEKTKLKDLGNGFYKMDLVPKDYYNAPDGYEMKNLVFLMVKDDWAGTTPDQVLYAGAYVPPPAPIFGFFPLQISQKDFLGIYRKNNEPGVNKLIYTITAGTKVISGEFTGGVAEIKGFVNLVSELKDSPALSEIHVLVKDNKDKTISDTTIPLKTLDK, from the coding sequence ATGAAAAAATTTCTATATACAATTTTACTTGCCCTTTTGATGGCTCCTAATTTTACTAAGGCACAAGAAGCCGCAGGAGCTGTTGGTGCAATGTCATCATTTCCGGTAGTTTACAAATATGATGAAAAAGTGACGTGGTATTTCGATCTTGCAAGTACTACATTTGCTGAAAATGAAGATCTATACATTTGGATCTGGTCTCCATCTGAACCGGATGCAAACAATTGGGAAAACTCATCTGATTTTGCCAAATTGAAATATGAAGGAAACAAAGTATGGAGTTTTACTTTAACTCCAACATTATACTTTTCTAAAACTCCGGCAGAAATTGCTGCAAGTGCAGGCTTTTGGTTTCGTTTAAAAAACAAAAACGGATCTAAACAATCTGAAGTTGCGAATATGCCTTACACTGATTTTACAACATTTTATACTGCAAATGAGTTAATCAGAGCATATCCAACAAAACCAACTTTAGACAAAGGTGTGAGTATCTTGTTTAATGCCAATTTAGCTCCTGGTTTTGCAGGCGCATCAAGTGTTCACATGCACAGCGGACTAAACGATTGGGATCTTAAACAAGAATATCAGTCATGGTTACCGGACATTGTTGAAAAAACAAAACTTAAAGATTTAGGAAACGGTTTCTACAAAATGGATTTAGTTCCTAAAGATTATTACAATGCGCCAGATGGTTATGAGATGAAAAACTTAGTTTTCCTGATGGTAAAAGACGACTGGGCAGGAACTACTCCGGATCAGGTATTATATGCAGGGGCTTACGTACCGCCGCCGGCACCGATTTTTGGATTTTTTCCATTGCAGATCAGTCAAAAAGATTTCTTAGGAATCTATAGAAAAAATAATGAGCCGGGTGTAAACAAATTAATCTACACGATTACTGCCGGAACAAAAGTGATTTCTGGTGAGTTTACCGGAGGAGTTGCAGAGATAAAAGGATTTGTCAATTTAGTTTCAGAACTAAAAGATTCTCCAGCTTTAAGCGAAATACATGTTTTGGTAAAAGACAACAAAGACAAAACAATTTCAGACACAACGATTCCGCTTAAAACTTTAGACAAATAA
- a CDS encoding sterol desaturase family protein — MKNINFLAFAMPAFFLFLFLEYKLAQRKKRPEIFNYESSVSNISIGIAERLINLFVAASFYQLYYLIYDEYRIFEIPSGFLVWTALILATDFVWYWYHRLGHEVNFFWAAHIVHHHSEEFNFTAAARITTFQAVIRTGFWCILPLIGFHPTMVITMLIVHGAYSFFTHTQLIGKIKWLEYIFVTPSIHGVHHASDEKYLDKNYGDMFTFWDRLFGTFQEEEEKPKYGLTHPLKSYSFLWQHFHYYFEIYELWKRSKGFKARWQAVFGSPANMDQDIRPILEKRFLQDKSNPHQRLRFRNYLYIQLALCTLLLTVFTYYFDNLEIYDKVFVLSITIITLINCGAILEQRKWIYYLEYTRIFMITTYFLYEENLIMFFFVPLAIMIFAEQLFSLSKYYQNMILQLENVE; from the coding sequence ATGAAAAATATTAATTTTCTAGCTTTTGCAATGCCCGCTTTCTTTCTTTTTTTATTTCTGGAATATAAGCTGGCACAACGAAAAAAAAGACCTGAAATTTTTAATTATGAAAGTTCTGTTTCTAATATAAGTATTGGTATTGCAGAACGATTGATTAATTTATTTGTTGCCGCAAGTTTTTATCAATTGTATTATTTGATTTACGACGAGTATCGAATTTTTGAAATCCCAAGCGGATTTCTGGTCTGGACTGCATTGATTCTGGCAACAGATTTTGTTTGGTACTGGTATCACAGACTAGGGCACGAAGTCAATTTTTTCTGGGCTGCACATATTGTTCACCATCACAGCGAAGAATTTAATTTTACCGCTGCAGCCAGAATTACTACTTTTCAGGCTGTTATTCGAACGGGATTTTGGTGTATTCTGCCATTAATTGGTTTTCACCCCACAATGGTAATTACCATGCTTATTGTGCATGGCGCTTATTCTTTTTTTACCCATACACAGCTTATTGGTAAAATAAAATGGCTGGAGTATATTTTTGTAACGCCTTCAATTCACGGTGTTCATCATGCTTCTGATGAAAAATATCTCGATAAAAATTACGGAGATATGTTTACTTTTTGGGACCGTCTTTTTGGTACTTTTCAGGAAGAAGAAGAAAAACCCAAATACGGATTAACACATCCGCTGAAAAGTTACAGTTTCCTTTGGCAGCATTTTCATTATTATTTTGAAATATACGAGTTATGGAAACGCTCAAAAGGTTTTAAAGCAAGATGGCAGGCCGTTTTTGGAAGTCCGGCAAATATGGATCAGGATATTCGTCCAATATTAGAAAAACGATTTTTGCAGGATAAAAGCAATCCGCATCAAAGGCTTCGTTTTAGAAATTATCTTTATATCCAATTGGCTCTTTGCACTTTACTTCTTACGGTTTTTACCTATTATTTTGATAATTTAGAAATCTATGATAAAGTTTTTGTTCTATCAATCACCATTATCACTTTAATTAACTGCGGTGCAATATTAGAACAGCGAAAATGGATTTATTATCTTGAATACACTCGTATTTTTATGATAACAACTTATTTTTTATATGAAGAAAATCTAATCATGTTTTTCTTTGTTCCGCTCGCCATTATGATTTTCGCTGAACAATTGTTTTCGCTTAGTAAATATTATCAAAATATGATTCTGCAGTTGGAAAATGTTGAATAA
- a CDS encoding DUF6377 domain-containing protein: MQKIFILYFFIMGFSLTAKETNPILEELDKVLLKKEVYLKQKYRKIETLKKNVSKYTVSQNNEELYNTYMSLFDEYKSFKYDSAYYYLEQSKIKAKILKDPKYLAKSRIKEGFVLLSSGLFKEAIDTLNVIDDKKLDQKNKFEYYNIKARAYYDLADYNRDQRFNIHYVQQGNHFLKKALELIGTNTNEYWAAESLKRLKQQDWRGAEFAFSYWINNYHLPPDYYGIATSSLGYIYSERGYTKKAIHYLALAAIADVKNATKETVALRNLANELFKMGYLDKANEYINIAMDDATFYNARHRKIEISSILPIIEKAQLNNVKDKNDKLEKIIILLTILTLIIILFSIIIFKQLKEKNKARKIMASSYAQLQEMNVSLSEANAIKEEYITYFIKATSAFINKIDHIQKSTLHKIITKKTDEVIASLKRYNVKEERENLFHQFDEIFLKLFPTFVTDFNNLFPNDHKCIVKKGELLNTELRIFALYRLGIQDSSQMAEFLELSVATIYTYKTRIKSKSDFKDTFEEKIMAIKTI; the protein is encoded by the coding sequence ATGCAAAAAATATTCATTTTATATTTTTTCATAATGGGTTTTTCTCTAACTGCGAAAGAGACAAATCCAATTCTTGAAGAATTAGATAAAGTGCTTCTTAAAAAAGAAGTTTACCTGAAACAGAAATACCGCAAAATAGAAACTTTAAAAAAGAATGTATCAAAGTATACCGTAAGCCAGAACAACGAAGAGCTTTACAATACTTATATGTCATTGTTTGATGAATACAAATCATTCAAATACGATTCGGCATATTATTATTTAGAACAGTCAAAAATCAAGGCCAAAATCTTAAAAGATCCGAAGTATTTGGCTAAAAGCCGAATCAAAGAAGGTTTTGTACTTCTTTCCTCTGGATTATTTAAAGAAGCAATCGATACGCTGAATGTTATTGATGACAAAAAACTGGATCAAAAAAATAAATTTGAATATTATAACATTAAAGCCCGCGCATATTATGATTTAGCCGATTATAACCGTGATCAGCGTTTTAATATTCATTATGTACAGCAGGGAAATCATTTCCTTAAAAAAGCCTTAGAATTAATTGGAACCAATACAAATGAATATTGGGCTGCCGAGAGTTTAAAACGCCTAAAACAACAGGACTGGCGCGGTGCAGAATTTGCTTTCAGCTACTGGATTAATAACTATCATCTTCCGCCTGATTATTACGGAATTGCGACTTCTAGTCTTGGTTATATTTATTCTGAAAGAGGTTATACAAAAAAAGCCATTCATTACTTAGCACTTGCTGCTATTGCCGATGTTAAAAATGCAACCAAAGAAACCGTTGCACTTAGAAACCTCGCAAACGAGCTGTTTAAAATGGGATATTTAGACAAAGCAAACGAATATATCAATATTGCAATGGATGATGCTACTTTTTACAATGCCAGACATCGCAAAATTGAAATTTCATCAATACTGCCTATTATCGAAAAGGCACAGCTGAATAATGTAAAAGACAAAAATGATAAACTGGAGAAGATTATCATATTATTGACAATCCTTACGCTGATAATCATTTTGTTCTCTATTATTATTTTCAAACAATTAAAAGAGAAAAATAAAGCCCGAAAAATAATGGCTTCGTCGTATGCACAATTACAGGAAATGAATGTAAGTTTAAGTGAAGCAAACGCAATTAAAGAAGAATATATTACGTATTTCATTAAGGCAACATCGGCGTTTATTAATAAGATAGATCATATTCAAAAAAGCACGCTTCATAAAATCATTACAAAGAAAACAGATGAAGTTATTGCGAGTTTAAAGCGTTATAATGTAAAGGAAGAAAGAGAAAATCTATTCCATCAGTTTGATGAAATTTTCTTGAAACTGTTCCCAACTTTTGTAACCGATTTTAATAATTTGTTTCCAAACGATCATAAATGCATTGTAAAAAAAGGCGAACTTTTAAATACTGAACTCCGCATTTTTGCTCTGTACCGATTAGGTATTCAGGACAGCAGTCAAATGGCAGAATTTCTGGAACTTTCTGTGGCTACAATCTATACGTACAAAACCAGAATTAAAAGCAAATCTGATTTTAAAGATACTTTTGAGGAGAAAATTATGGCGATTAAGACTATTTAA
- a CDS encoding Glu/Leu/Phe/Val family dehydrogenase yields the protein MSTEIIKQNPFQSMIDRFNIAADILNLDESIRQKLQRPEKQIVVNFSITLDNGTEQNFEGYRVIHNTALGPSKGGIRYDTAVNLDEVKALAAWMTWKSAVTGIPFGGAKGGIICDPKTLSKTELERITRAYTKALSDIFGPEKDVPAPDMGTGPDEMGWLMDEFSLVHGKTIHAVVTGKHLHSGGSLGRVEATGRGVSIITLLALEKLKLRPARSTAAIQGFGNVGLHSALFLYEKGVKIVAVSDVSEAFYNPDGINIPELILYYNLNNKTIKGYPNSVAIKHEDLLLLDVDVLIPAAKEDVITQKNAKDIRAKIIIEAANGPVSSDADKILHENNVLVVPDILANAGGVTVSYFEWLQNSLLESWRIHQINKRLEDILEKGFETVFRVAVKHDVTPRIAAYIIALKKVAETQSVKEVALEAPKFKQN from the coding sequence ATGAGTACAGAAATTATAAAACAGAATCCCTTTCAATCGATGATTGACAGGTTTAATATAGCAGCCGATATTCTTAATTTAGACGAATCGATCAGACAAAAGCTGCAACGTCCTGAGAAACAAATTGTAGTAAATTTTTCGATTACATTAGATAACGGAACCGAACAAAACTTTGAAGGATACCGCGTAATTCACAATACAGCTTTAGGCCCTTCAAAAGGAGGTATACGTTATGATACTGCCGTAAACCTTGATGAAGTAAAAGCATTGGCCGCCTGGATGACCTGGAAATCTGCTGTAACCGGAATTCCCTTTGGAGGAGCAAAAGGCGGCATTATCTGCGATCCAAAAACACTTTCTAAAACAGAATTAGAAAGAATTACAAGAGCTTATACAAAAGCGTTATCCGATATTTTTGGCCCTGAAAAAGATGTTCCTGCGCCGGACATGGGGACAGGCCCGGACGAAATGGGCTGGTTAATGGATGAATTTTCATTGGTTCACGGAAAAACGATTCATGCTGTTGTAACTGGGAAACATCTGCATTCCGGAGGTTCGTTAGGCAGAGTAGAAGCAACAGGAAGAGGAGTAAGCATTATTACGCTGCTTGCACTTGAAAAATTAAAATTGAGACCGGCAAGATCTACGGCAGCAATTCAGGGATTTGGAAATGTTGGTCTGCATTCTGCTTTGTTTTTATACGAAAAAGGAGTGAAGATTGTAGCCGTAAGCGATGTTTCAGAAGCTTTTTACAATCCGGACGGGATTAATATTCCAGAGTTGATTTTGTATTACAATCTAAATAATAAAACCATAAAAGGTTATCCAAATTCAGTTGCCATTAAACATGAAGATTTACTGCTTTTAGATGTTGATGTTTTAATTCCGGCTGCAAAAGAAGATGTAATTACACAGAAAAATGCCAAAGACATTCGCGCAAAAATAATTATCGAAGCAGCAAACGGTCCTGTTTCATCTGATGCCGATAAAATTCTGCATGAAAACAACGTTTTGGTCGTTCCGGATATTTTAGCAAATGCCGGCGGTGTTACGGTTTCTTATTTTGAGTGGCTTCAAAACTCATTATTAGAATCATGGAGAATTCACCAGATTAACAAACGTCTGGAAGATATTTTAGAAAAAGGTTTTGAAACCGTATTTAGAGTTGCAGTGAAACATGACGTTACGCCCAGAATTGCAGCGTATATAATCGCGCTGAAAAAAGTAGCCGAGACACAATCTGTAAAAGAAGTCGCTCTCGAAGCGCCAAAATTTAAACAGAATTAA
- a CDS encoding DMT family transporter, which translates to MLFLILSVLCSVTVGVIFKITRKYNADPIQIITFNYVTALILCYFTFSPDLTVVHADAPWNIYAAVGVLLPIVFLFLFTSIKYMGIVKTDAAQRLSLFIPIIAAWLIFKEDFNTYKVIGLIIGFIALLFILRKQSTNDQNKWIFPAAVFLGFGIIDILFKQIALFTALPYTTSLFIVFDISLAVSLLVVVYNVVLKKVKLSSKNILFGALVGIFNFGNILFYLKAHKAFAENPSTVFAGMNMGVIVLGSLVGLLFFKEKLSKINFIGIFLALIAIIFIVFSQFM; encoded by the coding sequence ATGTTGTTTCTTATTTTAAGTGTATTGTGCAGTGTTACGGTGGGTGTGATTTTCAAAATAACCCGAAAATACAATGCAGATCCTATTCAGATTATTACGTTCAATTATGTAACAGCCTTAATACTCTGCTATTTTACCTTTAGTCCGGATTTAACGGTTGTTCATGCAGATGCACCTTGGAATATTTATGCAGCAGTGGGCGTTTTACTGCCAATTGTTTTCTTGTTTTTGTTTACTTCCATCAAATATATGGGAATCGTAAAGACTGATGCCGCACAGCGTTTGTCTTTGTTTATTCCGATAATTGCCGCCTGGTTAATTTTTAAGGAAGATTTTAATACTTATAAAGTTATCGGACTTATAATTGGTTTTATAGCCCTTCTTTTCATCTTAAGAAAGCAATCAACTAACGATCAGAACAAATGGATATTTCCGGCCGCTGTATTTTTAGGATTCGGGATTATCGATATTCTTTTTAAACAGATTGCGCTTTTTACCGCTTTGCCTTATACAACATCTTTGTTTATTGTATTTGATATTTCTCTTGCCGTTTCTTTATTGGTAGTAGTGTATAATGTAGTTTTGAAAAAAGTAAAATTAAGTTCTAAAAATATTCTTTTTGGAGCCTTAGTTGGTATTTTCAATTTCGGAAATATTCTATTTTATTTAAAAGCACATAAAGCTTTTGCCGAAAATCCTTCAACAGTTTTTGCCGGAATGAATATGGGAGTTATTGTTTTAGGAAGTCTTGTCGGTCTGCTTTTTTTCAAAGAAAAACTATCAAAAATTAACTTCATAGGTATCTTTTTAGCCTTAATTGCGATCATTTTTATCGTTTTCTCGCAATTTATGTAA
- a CDS encoding DUF5004 domain-containing protein, with protein sequence MRSKSYYWLALFMCFFAISCDNTEDGSYVDPITIYEKVNGNWGLTNLKMVDEFAKTNKIEPNEENLSTFFNYEDFKINFSVDEKNRPTSYEVTGNVPPLFALKGYWELSSDFQQTNASAVKIYLYSDAQKTQKTDELRLSSVPGKSGEMEFQLVRSSEGTAFLTYVFKLNAIN encoded by the coding sequence ATGAGAAGTAAAAGTTATTACTGGTTAGCTCTTTTTATGTGTTTTTTCGCCATTAGCTGCGATAATACAGAAGACGGCAGCTATGTTGATCCAATTACGATTTATGAGAAAGTAAATGGCAATTGGGGATTAACAAATTTAAAGATGGTTGATGAATTTGCTAAGACAAATAAGATCGAACCAAACGAAGAAAACTTGAGTACTTTTTTTAACTACGAAGATTTTAAAATTAATTTCAGCGTAGACGAAAAAAACAGACCTACAAGTTATGAAGTAACGGGGAATGTTCCTCCTTTATTTGCTCTAAAAGGATACTGGGAACTAAGTTCAGATTTTCAGCAGACTAATGCCAGTGCGGTTAAAATTTACTTATACAGCGACGCACAAAAAACTCAAAAAACAGACGAACTTAGATTATCATCTGTCCCTGGAAAGAGCGGCGAAATGGAATTTCAGCTGGTACGTTCTTCAGAAGGAACTGCGTTTTTGACTTATGTATTCAAATTAAATGCTATTAACTAA